One stretch of Vulpes lagopus strain Blue_001 chromosome 12, ASM1834538v1, whole genome shotgun sequence DNA includes these proteins:
- the DCAKD gene encoding dephospho-CoA kinase domain-containing protein yields the protein MFLVGLTGGIASGKSSVIQVFQQLGCAVIDVDVIARHVVQPGYPAHRRIVEAFGTEVLLENGDINRKVLGDLIFNQPDRRHLLNTITHPEIRKEMMKETFKYFLRGYRYVILDIPLLFETKKLLKYMKHTVVVYCDRDTQLARLMRRNSLTRKDAEARIEAQLPLKDKVLMAHHVLDNSGEWSSTKRQVLLLYAELERSLDYLPLRLGVLTGLVGIASLLYLLTRYLLPSP from the exons ATGTTCCTGGTGGGCCTCACAGGGGGTATTGCCTCGGGCAAGAGCTCGGTGATTCAGGTGTTCCAGCAGCTGGGCTGTGCAGTGATTGATGTTGATGTCATCGCCCGGCATG TCGTCCAGCCAGGATACCCTGCCCACCGGCGCATTGTGGAGGCCTTTGGCACCGAGGTCTTACTGGAGAATGGTGACATCAATCGTAAGGTCCTGGGGGACCTGATCTTTAACCAGCCTGACCGGCGACATCTGCTCAACACCATCACCCACCCTGAGATCCGCAAGGAAATGATGAAGGAGACCTTCAAGTATTTCCTCCGAG GATACCGCTATGTGATTCTGGATATTCCCCTGCTGTTCGAGACCAAGAAGCTGCTCAAGTACATGAAGCACACCGTGGTGGTGTACTG TGACCGGGACACCCAGCTGGCGCGGCTGATGCGGCGGAACAGCCTGACCCGGAAGGACGCGGAGGCCCGGATCGAGGCCCAGCTGCCCCTGAAGGACAAAGTCCTCATGGCCCACCACGTCCTGGACAACTCGGGGGAGTGGAGCTCCACCAAACGCCAGGTCCTGCTCCTGTATGCCGAGCTGGAGCGCTCCCTGGACTACCTGCCGCTGCGGCTCGGGGTCCTGACTGGTCTAGTGGGCATTGCCAGCCTCCTCTACCTGCTTACCCGCTACCTCCTGCCTTCCCCCTAG